The Prunus persica cultivar Lovell chromosome G8, Prunus_persica_NCBIv2, whole genome shotgun sequence genome includes a region encoding these proteins:
- the LOC18767797 gene encoding uncharacterized protein LOC18767797, translating into MSLACLVCHSVESPSHSFRSYSVSSAENEGRCSAIANCLARRPSFPLPTHSNIASSKVTPQPTLPNSGSMSGAPRLVRSRAVRRDIVQDWNFDEVVMGR; encoded by the coding sequence ATGAGTCTGGCATGCCTGGTGTGCCATAGTGTAGAAAGTCCATCGCACTCTTTTAGGAGTTACTCTGTTTCAAGTGCAGAAAATGAGGGAAGATGTTCTGCCATTGCCAACTGCTTAGCGAGGAGGCCATCTTTTCCACTACCAACACATTCCAACATTGCATCATCCAAAGTAACCCCACAACCAACTCTTCCAAACAGCGGTTCCATGTCAGGTGCTCCACGGCTAGTTCGAAGCCGGGCTGTGAGAAGGGACATCGTGCAAGACTGGAACTTTGATGAGGTTGTGATGGGGCGttag